The region agcgatcatgtcgtcaacatagacctctatctccttgtgcatcatatcatggaaaagagtgaccatagctctctggtaagttgccccatcatttttgagaccgaaaggcattaccttgtagcaaaaggtgccccaaggggtaataaaagtggtcttctccatgtcatttggagccatcttgatttgattgtatcccgaaaaaacatccataaaggagaagacaaCAAATCTTGCAGTGTTGTCTACCAAagtatcaatgtgtggtagagggaaatcgtcctttggaaTAACTTTGTTCAGAtccctatagtcaacacacatcctcaccttgccatcctttttaggcacaggtacaatattagctacccattgtgggtacttcgccactgcgagaaaaccagcgtcaaattgtcgtttgacttcttcgcgaatcttcagagccatatctggtcttgttcttcggaGTTTCTGTTTTACTGGTGGGCATTCTGGATGAAGCGGGAGCTTGTGCTCAACGATGTCGGTGTCTAGACCTAgcatatcctggtatgaccatgcaaatacatccacatattcttgtagcagctTAACCAAACTCTCTTTGATGCTTGCTTCAAGCGTGATGTCGATTTTGACTTCTTTTTTCTCTTCCTCTatgccaaggttgattgtttccaccgGTTCTTCATGTGGCTGAAGGGCTTTGGAATCGTGCTCGAGCAGCCTTGTCAATTCGTCGGGGATGTAACAATCTTCTTCACCCTCTTCTTCGGCTTGGTAGATAGGGGAGTCAAAGTTATGAGAGGTAGTAAAGTCATTAGATTCAACGGGGTTATCAtttattctgcatgtttgaatgattgatttcttttagaaaagcaaaaaaataaaagatgcataaatggaaagttttttttttgtttttgaaaagattgccattttattatgagaaagcaaaatgaatgaataagaatttaacaaaatgtcttttattcactgataatgattatttgaaaatgaaaaggggccctacaacatgatccattagccttgggcagagctaaaGATTTGAAAGGAAAAATACAACAATTATTACTTTGATAAAGGAAAATTTCAGGGATCTCAACCGCCTTCCAGTTGTTCAAAGCTGTCTCACaccggtaaaccaaacatggctcaTCTTCATTTTCGGTTCCATCTCCAATTGCATTGACATGATCTCCATGGATGAATCCTGTGCTAAGGAATACTTCCTGGATGCTTCGAGTGTTGTCCTTTGCAGGGACTCGGGCTCCTTTCGCAGCGGAAGGCACATATCCCAGACCAAAGCGATCATGCTTCTCACGAATATCAATAAGTTGACCCCAaccttcagggtttcctccttCAATTCTAGACTTTGCGCTTTTCAGAGAAGCGAAAGATGAACAAGCTTTCCCAACAGGGTCCTTCATTTCCACAAAAGTGGCAttggctatttcaagagcttggaaagaagtttccaaagcgtcctcatcagcctcaatataCCTGAAGGATGAAAGGTGACTAACCACAAATTCCTCCTCCCCAGAGATGATAATCAATTGATTGTCCACCACAAACTTCATCTTTTGGTGTAAAGTGGAGGTGACTGCCCCTGCAGCATGAGTCCAAGGACGTCCCAGTAAGCAGCTATATGCTGGATTAATATCCATGACTTAGAAATTAATCGGGAATACATGCGGGCCAATTAATATGGGCaattcaacctctccaatcacggttctcctggaaccatcaaaagctttcactaccaaggcactaggcttcatagctggtccttgataagataacttggcgagtgttctctttggcataacattcagagaagatccggtatcaaccaacactcttgccaaagcatcatctttgcatttTACTGAGATATGGAGAGCACGATAGTGATTTTGTCCATCCTCAGGTAATTCCTCTCCACTGAAGCTTAAAGTATTGCAGGCTTTGATATTTGCAACTACTCCATCAAATTGGTCTACTGTTATACTTTGTGTTACATGAGCTTGAGCAAGCaccttcaacaaagcctccctatgggcTTGGGAATTCAACAGCAAAGATAAAATAGAGATCTTAGACGGTGTTTGATGCAACTGGTCCAcaaccttgtagtcacttttcttgatcaacTTCAAGAATTCAACAGCATCTTCGGATTGAACCACTTCAGGTTCTTTAGTGGGAGCTACAACTGTTGATTCCTTGTTTGGCCCTTGAGGAGTCACATTGAATTCGGGCGTATAgactcgaccactacgggtcattctGCTCATCCCTGCAATATTGGTGACGTCTTCACTTACAGCTTCTGTCACTTCAGCGTCTGCACTTCCTTCAACAACCTTATCCACAGTAGTAAACTCATATTTCCAAGGCACAACCTTGGTGCTCTCGTAGGGAAAAGGCGTGGGCATACATATTTCCACAGGCGACGACTTACTATTCACTGGAACCACTCCACCACTATAATATGGAATTTCAACTGGTTCAGGTAAATTGAAACAAGGTTCAATTACCAACACGTCTTCGTTCTTCACAACACTGGATATTTGAAGCACTCCTTTATCCATCAAATTTTGAATGTTGTCTCGTACCACCTGACATCCCTTTGGGTATGTGGCACACTCTTCACAATTTTCATGATTAACATTAATCATGCCAGCTTCCACCAATCGGGCATGGAATGCTACCAAAGGAGTCTTAACATCATCCACCTTATCAACCGTAACACCAACAGAGGCGTCTTCAATGGCGTTTACTGCAGGATTTCCATGGGGaggaagaggattgttcttcacaTTAGGTCCCATGTCCTTAAAAGACAAGATCTTGCTTTCAATTAGCTCACGAACCCTATGCTTTAGAGCGTAGCAACCCTCTAGGTCATGCCCGGGGGCACCCTCGTGAAAAGGACAATGTGCATTAGGGTTGTACCATGGAGGAAGACGATCAGGTGGAGGTCCCATAGGTCTGGGAACCACCAAACCCTTTTGTAATAGGGAAGGATACAACTCAGTGTACGACATTGGGATTGGATTGAAGGTCGCCCTCTCCCCTTGCCTCCTATTCTAGTTCTGAGCATTTTGCCTTGGCGCTTGAGCTCTCGGTTGTTGATAAACATGAGCTGCTGGTGCTTGTTGATAAGCTGGCGGAGCCGCAGCATGTTGTTGAACTATAGCTGGTCGATAAGCTGGAGGCGCTTGATAAGCCTGAGCAAGTTGTTGATTGAATGCAGGCGTCACAACAGCTACGTACGGTTGCGGAGCATACTGGACGGGATACATGGGTTGTTGATAGGGAATTGGTTGTTGAACATACTGCTGAGGTGGATATTGTTGTGGTCTCCTTCTTGGAGGAGCTCTTCCCTGTCCAATAGTCATAGCATttgtttccccttccttcttcctggGAAACCCTCCAGAGAACTTCTTTTGATTGGCATTTGAAGTTCCAGCTACAGCCGCCAGTTTGCCATTCCTTACACCATATTCAACGCGAGCTCCTATAGCAACAAGCTCGGAGAATCCCAAAGAAGCACTTACAACCATCTTCTCGTAGAATTGAGGTTGGACAGTGTCAATAAATAGTTCAGCCAATTCCTTCTCAGCCAGAGGTGGTTCGACCTGAGAAGCcagttccctccatctttgagcgtattctttgaaggaCTCCTTGTCATGTTGGAACATGCTCTGCAACTGTCTTCTGTCAGGTGCCATGCCCATGTTATACTTGTAGTGTTTTATGAACGCGTCTGACAGGTCTTGGAAACACCTGATCCTATTCTGATCCAGACTTAGATATCATTTGGAAGGAGCCCCACTCAAGCTGTCTTGAAAGCAGTGGATCATCAACTTGTCGTCCTCCACGTGTGCAGCCATTTTTCGAtaatacatgatgagatggctCTTTGGACAAGTATGCCCCTTGTATTTATCGAAGTCCGGAGTTTTGAATTTGTATGGAATCACCAACCCGGATACCAGGCACATTTCTTTGGCAACAGATCCAAAGACGTGGTCTCCTTCTAGATCTCGAAACTTCTTCTCAAGGAGCTGCATGTTCTCCTTTACTTCTCTGAAATCCTCAAGCCTTACTTCGTCACCGGCAACTGCTGAGTCGACAGTCTGATACATGTggttttgatcttcataatgAGGAATATGCCTAGCATAGGCAGCTGGTGGAACCACAGTATGGATGACTGGACGTGCGTTAGTGTAAACCGGTAATGGCACGACTTGTTGGACAGATTGCCCCATATCGTGCACTACCTCCGCTCGGGGGACGAAGTCATAGGGTAGCCCATATGGAGGAAGGGTTGAGGGTAACATCCTCTGAGGTGGGACTTCCACTACTGGGCCCGTGGTCTCTGACATCACGGTCGCTTACGGAATCTCAAACCTAAAGGTTAAAGCTTGCAGTATCTCTCGCATCTGGGACATGCCTCCCTTGATCTCGTCCAGCTCAGCTCTAACTCGGGCGCTCTCTTGTTCTTGTCCAGCCATTCTCTGTCTTGCTCTGGCGCAAGTATTAtactggtgttgaaaattcagcgtgaaactggaggaagaaagggcGGAGTGAGACTCTTtttttgaaaatgtatgaatgcaagtatggatgcattttgtttgcaaaactcttggttcAAACTAAAAGTCTTGCTTTTTATGCgtatgcaatgaatggatggatgcaatgttttttttgttttttttggtacgggttcaaaggtccgaggtatggataaatttgattgctttccaaaacaggggttctcaccgggtatgatctagggctttgttacaaaggatccccagagtcattgattcataagaatgtttgacgcttatggaaaatactttccggtcgtcaactccatcaagggaatctattctgggtgaggttctcgtaccgactcttacgaagtattcacctcgggagtccgcactacgcaaccatcgacttGGTTCTAGACAGGttactcagagtcatggattcaaaagaatgtttgacgcttacggaaaatacttttcgatcgtcaactccatctagagaatctattctgagcgaggttctcgtatcgattcttacgaagtattcacctcgggaatccatactacgcaaccatcatttctagttggccaaaggttcaatgttctaaaaggttcttagagtcatggacccctttgaaacatcgaagcttaggaggtatacacctcgggcgacaatatttgcaaaaggatctactctaagtgaggttctcgtaccgactcttacgaagtattcacctcgggagtctgtactactcaaccatcgtcctatcttatgttttttccactctagactcgggtgtagagtctttcccacatggtttgcaatcaaatacccAAATACCCAACACAACGGAACCAACATACAACAAAAATAccaatataacaataaagataataaaagcaataaataaggaaaagccacacaattaaacagacaaaggcacacaaacgtcctaactaggcttgactcgcttagggaacgacaatccccagcagagtcgccatttgtCGTACCTCGATGAAAAATGAGAGACACGACcttaagcgaagcgcaatcgcgCGCTCGCAGTGATGAgctgaacagagtcgccaccgaactttatttattcctaaaaaggaaaggggaaatatcgataaaacccaagacaaaacaacaatgattatggtcgtcgcaaccaaatcagggttcgggagccgattacgcaaggggaaggtataggacccctcacgtccgttgtactcaacgggaaccattaggtcagttgtgtgcattaatgttagtttggaatgttaggctttaagttattaggtgggaaagaaagaaaggatgagaggataatatttttggatttttttaacgaaggactaaacctaagttttttattagtgggcctgacaagatttacaaatcctgctcctatgtatctcaacagagaaatcaaggcttatgtagttctgggtagaaaaatgtttgtttgttggtcgaatcgacgaaaacattgttgaACTACCCAAAATAGGTGGAAAAACATCGCCTTGCATCGTTTagaaacaaagtacctttcgtttgagaaaaggtttgaagggtcgatcgcacggcggcgagaaaaggtttaagagccaatcgcacggcggcgagaaaagaaattgattggtttgatgtgttttgaataatggcgagaacttggatgagcgagatatccatctcgaatcctagtctcaggagtgcgcggtatacaccacgttccatttccatcttatttgcaaaaatgtttaataaggattaagtgttttgagatttgattgagaaagggtttgaagaaaccgcattgacaattttaaatgatggcgatagctaagataggcgaggcatccacctcgaatcttaatctcaggagtgtgtggtatccaccacgttccatttccatctttattgaaaggtgtttagataggaattaagtattttgagtttttgttgaAAATGACTTGACACTAGATCAAGCATTGATGGAagtttaagagaaatttgaatgagcGTTTGAGAGAAAACACAGtagataaatttggatgatgaCGAGAGCTAGGATAGGCGAGAcatccatctcgaatcctagcctcaggagtgcccggtatacaccacgttccatttccatctttattaaaaaggtcttaaatatgaattaatattttttattattttttgattatgaaaaatggcttgacgttggatcaagcgtttgatgaaagtttgaaagaaatggaatagaatgggagggagaaatggattgatttgtttattgagaaaatactcgacgttggatcaagtcttattttttttatttttgaaatggttgattttattcttgtgttagtagctgACTAAACAGTCAAGCGAGTAAAGAAATGAaaaacagtaaaattattacacatcgggggagtggggtacattttttcaaatggggattcaaagtattggaataattaaatcgggcccaaacgataaataatgcaatgtatgagtgtaagtgcaagagaactgtctcattgtaagaaggcccaagagtaagccatgtgaagaaaataaataacacaacaagttatatttacaaaacactcaaaaatttaattgaaagaaacaacatcgggacgtacacggataaaaatcgggatgcgaggatgcgaatcaaagtcgCATAACGCAATGACGTGCAAGGCAGATGGAAATTGAAAAAAAAGCAAACAAGAAATctagataatgtgctcaaagccggtttgcacatattAACAACAACCGAAAtgtcatatgtgattaatcaaaACGCGACGAAATATCATCAATGTATCGATAAAATTAATCGTGGATAAACAACATGGGAAttgttgaatccataaattaaaatcgatgtttaacaaataaaaataaaataatggCGAAAGATTAAAAGCTAAAGTTGAAAAGTGagaataaaataaaacaaaatgaTTAATAATAAAATAGATCCTAAATCAATCAAAGATTAAAAATTGAATAAAGTGAAAAAAACTAAAACCATGCCAAAGCATCCCTTTACCAACTCCACCAGACAAGCATCCTTGTTGTATGATCTCAAGCACTAATACATAAGATAAACAAACGGACCAAACCTTTTAAATAAAATACAAAGTTGAAAAAACAGTAGCAGAACAAGTTCATCTTTAACGCACATAGATTCTGTTTCTTTCCATTTTGAACATCAAAATTTTAACAGGAAGTTAACATCACAAAAAAACAGGCAGCAGTATTACTAAATGAAATCAAATCGGAACAACAACCATGGTTCCCTCAGAAGGATGCAAAGCAGAATCGAAACATAGAAATAAAGCTCGGAAAGAAAGCTAACCGGTTGCGGCGAGCTCGACCGACGAATGTAGGTAAACGCTTCTCGTTCGCTGTCAAGAAAGATTTAAAGGAACTTCGGTGGAATTTCAATTAGGAGCACTGCTTCAGAGAACAGGATATGGATTTTCTTTCTCTTCTTTATGGTTTCCTCTGTTGTTGGGATTTTTGCCGTTTCTCCGTCGAAGGAGTTCCTTAGGGACTTGCTGTTTGAACAGTAGCCGCTAATGTTCTCtagaaaattagggtttttcggctCTCCTTTTTATGAACAGTGGCCTCTCTTTTATAGTCACACTGCTAGGGTCTTTTGAATTGGCCGCTGAGATCAAAGGAGTGTCGGACTTGGAAGTGCTTTTGGTGCTGCCAGTTTGTCTATCCTGTTTTGGTGCTTATTCTGAAAAAGGTAACATGTACCTTGTACTTCTTCTGTGAAAACATTTTCATTTTTGTTGCCTGTGAACTTTTACTGCCTTACCAAGTTattttactgcagtgaaaatgGAAAGCATCAGCAGGTCCACTATGTATCTTTTTCCTCCAAACTATTGCCTCATGAACTGTGATTGGAATGCTGCTACTAGTGTCAATGTCACTACCACCATGGTCCTTAAAAACAGAACTGAGAGGTTTATTTATCAAGTCAGCTGCTATCTTAGTGATCTCCTGCATTGCCGCTTCACTGAACTTTGAATTCATAGCTAAAATATAATCAACAAGTTCAAGCAAAGTTTGCCTCTCTCCAATGATCCGATTCCTGTTCCTTCTGCTACCGGCAAGAACTTTCGGTATTTTCCTTTATGTTGTCCATGGCACGAAATGCTCCCGACCATAATCTTTTTAAATGCTTTCCAACCTCATAAAACTTTCGTCCTTGAATAATATCTGCAAGGGCGAGACATGATGCTTCACGTGACCGCCAAAGCCGAGATCCACATTGAACTAGTAAATCATCAATAATGAGATCTAAGTGTTCATCAATGGTTTTCTTCGAATCAGCCACTAGTGACTTCCATATGTGTACCATTGCATCCTGTATATTTTTATTAGGATCATACTGGTAGCATACAAGCCTTGGAATCAAAGATCGTAAATGTGGCTTAAGAGCATCCCctgcttgctttgctatttttGAGAAGCCAAAAGCAACTGCTCTCTTAGAATTCAAAGAAGCTTGATGATTTGATAAATCCATAAACTTATAAATCAAGTCTGGCTGTCCCATCTCATTTGCAAAGCTACATAACTCCTTATAAGTGTTCAGTTTCCCTCCACTAGCAGTTTCACCAAGAGATCCATcttgaaatacttcagaatctTCAACAAGCTTGATTGCTCTTTTCCGTTTGCCTGACCCAGTCAACGTATTCACAAGTTCATTCACCAAATTTTgtttcatagattcatcatcaaGGTCATACACAATAATCATGCCTTGAGAAGCCAACTCTTGTGTGAGTTCATTTTGTTCACCAAGAAGGTGAGAGAAAGCCTCCTGAATTTCTGGAAGCATTTTCTGAATAGTAGGATGACTGCCGCAGTACTTTGTAAGTGATACTAGCCAGACAGTTCTAGCACATCGCTCTTCTTTCCTGCTACTATACAAAAGCTCATCAAAAAGCTTTTTCATAATTGCATCTCTTGCAGAAGCATGGTATCCTTCACTATgttcactttgtccatttgggAACTGCTTTGACTCAGCAGAGTTTAAATCTCCCATCAGAAAATTTGAAGCAGTCGATAGTGAAGTGAAGTTAGTTCTGAGGATTGTGTTAGCACTGACAGGAACACTACCCCACAAAAAAGAAAGTGCCTCCCCAGCAGCAAACAGAACATCCTCAGCCTTAGATCGACAAAGACTGAAAATCAAATTTAAGGACATATCTATATGAGAGGATGATGATTCCTTTACAGATATATGCCCAATGGATATGACGATCTTCTGTATTGCTTTAACATCATCACTCAAGAGAAACTTACTCAATTTATCATACAGAAGTATGAGAATTCCATCTGAATTAGAATCCTCAAGTGGAGGTAAAGAAATACGCAGTCCAATATGACCTAATGCTTGCATTGCAACAGCAGCAAGAGCAGAAGTTTCAGGATTAACCACATCAACTAGGCATCTAAGTGTTTTCCGGAGAAAAATTTCTGGCATAAGTGCTCTAGACAAATAATCTGCAGTGATATATCCTATTGCACAAAGCGCACCGTGCTGAGTCTCAAATCTAGGCTTATGTGTTTGGCTGAAAATTGAAGTCAATTCCGAAATAACATCAGATGTTGCAGGCAGAGGAAGAGCAGAAGACACGATTCCAAGTAAACATGCAATGGATTCCCGAGTGTCCCAATCTACATGATTCAGTAGTAGTTGCTTAAGCCATGAAACTTTGAGAGCATAATGTGATGCTACCACCTCTGGCATATGCGATCCAATTATAAGCAATGCTTTGGAAGAAGTGACATGCAACTCAACAGAGCCTTCAAATGACATAGAGTGTTCCAAGAGCAAACAAAATGTCTTCACTGATGATATAAATTTAGGCGAGCCTTTTGAATTTTAATTTGCTTTGAATCATCAATTGAAGCTTCATGTTGGTTGCCTTCAACATATTCCATTTATGTGAATCCAAGTGAACTCATATAAGAAGACAAACTCTCCAACTCAATGGCCTTTTCATCATCGGCCCCTTGAGGAACTTTGGTGTGAACATTTGCATCTTGAGAAGGGTTAACAACAGTGCTAGCTTCAGAATCATTGTTTCGGCGTGTGAGGGAATCATTTGGTCGAACAAGAAGAGTGCGTCTTGGCCTAATGATATTTCTTTTCAAGATCTTCAAAGACATCCTCATATAGATCTCTCGGGGTAGAACCAGTTGTATTTGATGCAACAGCTTGATATTGAGGCAACTCTTTCACCTTCAAGCAGTAATCTCGTCATTGTGTTTTAGCAGTGAATGAAGCAGTTCTATGAAGAATACAAGGGTTTTTCCTTTGAAGTTTCAGTTTGGGGAATGTTGATAGAATTCAGGATTTGATTGGAGGTTAGTTGGTGAAAACGGTTCCGTTTTGTTACCGTTTTTTCTGTTTCTGTTTTAGGTACCGGTAATAGGTCCTCGTTTGCATCAGGTGCCTTTGTTCGAATCTCCTTGGCTTTATCAGCCCAATGAAGGGTGTTTTGAGTTTTGGTATGGAATGTGCTTCTTTCCCTCTACAAGAGCATTGATGCAGCTGCTTAGTGCAAGAAGAGATCGGGTAATATTGGCACCCTCAAGAGACCTAAATTTTCTTAGATCTGTGGCAAAATCTCTCTCTGACCATGCAAAACAGCATGGGAACGTGAAGATGTTTCATTTGCACGAGTGGGTTCCGTAGTTCTATTACGATTTCCCTGCTGAAGCAATGCCATCACTTCATCGGTGGAGTAAGCTCTGTATTGCGTAAGACCTGCTGCCTTCATTTCTTCCCTTTTTATTAAGTTGAATCTCCACAAACTTACCAAATTGACTTGGATTATTGTTCCTCACAGTCTTTGCATTGCCAAAAGCTCTTAGGACGGGATTTAACTCGAGGACTTTTTGCTCGACAATTCTACCTTCAGCAAATAAATTCAACTGTCCAGTTGAAGTGAGCACTACCGGCATCTGATCGTCTAACCATGCCAGACCTATAGCCGCACCGTCGAGAGACCATTCTCCATATACTTTTAATTCTGATTTGACCAATCTTGCAACCTAGTGCCTGTCTTTCTGAACTTGCAGTTTTCTCGTTGAATATAAAGTTTTCGTCTGGTTGAACTTGCAGATTTCAAAACATTGAGTGGCTGCTACAGTGGCCATCAGAACCTTCGGTATCACAAAATGGAGGGCCGTTTGGTGCTGACATTATTGAGGAGTTGAGAACTCACTTACTACTTTAACCTCTACTTCAAACTTTTCCGCATCACTATATGCAGCCA is a window of Lathyrus oleraceus cultivar Zhongwan6 chromosome 6, CAAS_Psat_ZW6_1.0, whole genome shotgun sequence DNA encoding:
- the LOC127096280 gene encoding uncharacterized protein LOC127096280, with protein sequence MSLKILKRNIIRPRRTLLVRPNDSLTRRNNDSEASTVVNPSQDANVHTKVPQGADDEKAIELESSPKFISSVKTFCLLLEHSMSFEGSVELHVTSSKALLIIGSHMPEVVASHYALKVSWLKQLLLNHVDWDTRESIACLLGIVSSALPLPATSDVISELTSIFSQTHKPRFETQHGALCAIGYITADYLSRALMPEIFLRKTLRCLVDVVNPETSALAAVAMQALGHIGLRISLPPLEDSNSDGILILLYDKLSKFLLSDDVKAIQKIVISIGHISVKESSSSHIDMSLNLIFSLCRSKAEDVLFAAGEALSFLWGSVPVSANTILRTNFTSLSTASNFLMGDLNSAESKQFPNGQSEHSEGYHASARDAIMKKLFDELLYSSRKEERCARTVWLVSLTKYCGSHPTIQKMLPEIQEAFSHLLGEQNELTQELASQGMIIVYDLDDESMKQNLVNELVNTLTGSGKRKRAIKLVEDSEVFQDGSLGETASGGKLNTYKELCSFANEMGQPDLIYKFMDLSNHQASLNSKRAVAFGFSKIAKQAGDALKPHLRSLIPRLVCYQYDPNKNIQDAMVHIWKSLVADSKKTIDEHLDLIIDDLLVQCGSRLWRSREASCLALADIIQGRKFYEVGKHLKRLWSGAFRAMDNIKENTETMNSKFSEAAMQEITKIAADLINKPLSSVFKDHGGSDIDTSSSIPITVHEAIVWRKKIHSGPADAFHFHCSKITW
- the LOC127096279 gene encoding uncharacterized protein LOC127096279 translates to MSYTELYPSLLQKGLVVPRPMGPPPDRLPPWYNPNAHCPFHEGAPGHDLEGCYALKHRVRELIESKILSFKDMGPNVKNNPLPPHGNPAVNAIEDASVGVTVDKVDDVKTPLVAFHARLVEAGMINVNHENCEECATYPKGCQVVRDNIQNLMDKGVLQISSVVKNEDVLVIEPCFNLPEPVEIPYYSGGVVPVNSKSSPVEICMPTPFPYESTKVVPWKYEFTTVDKVVEGSADAEVTEAVSEDVTNIAGMSRMTRSGRVYTPEFNVTPQGPNKESTVVAPTKEPEVVQSEDAVEFLKLIKKSDYKVVDQLHQTPSKISILSLLLNSQAHREALLKVLAQAHVTQSITVDQFDGVVANIKACNTLSFSGEELPEDGQNHYRALHISVKCKDDALHIAAYWDVLGLMLQGQSPPLYTKR